TAAAATTCTGTGACCACTTGATTCGCGATCGGCAATTCTTTTGCAAGCCGCTGCTGAGCTTCATCACGATTATTGTCTGAAATATCGGCAACAATGTACTTACAAATATGGTCATTAAACAGGGCTATCATGTCGCCCCCACCACTAAACAGAGGATCAAGGAACATCGAGGAAAATCCGGAGGTAGCCCAGCGGTCCTCAAAGATAAACTCATCTGCTCTATAGGCAAGCTGTCCCCAGGCCTCGAAATCAATAAGCTCGGCGCCTTCCAGAAGCTCCGAAATAGCTCTATAAGCCAACAGAAAATCTAGGAAATCTTGCTTCTTTGTGGGCGGCTTGTCGAATTTACTATTCTCGCCAACGATACCTACACTGGTATAGCCACCACTTAAGGGTATAAACCAAACCCAGTAACCATCTCCAGAAAAATGATTCGTTGAAAGAAAGCGTCCAAAGGCCTTCTTTCTCCAATTCATATCTCCCATGGAGTCGATATCCTGTATGTTCTTAAACCGACCCCAGGCAGAGAAGTGTTTAGGGACATTCTCAACACGGGTAAGCTTCTTATGCTTCTTAGCAACCCGATTTCGACCACTGCAATCTACTAACCAGCGGGCGTTAACCACTCCGCTAGCGCCATCTTCCATAAGCTCTATAGAATGGAGTTCATCACCTGGCTGTATGTTAAGATTTTTTGCTTTTACGCCCTGAATAACCTCTATGCCATTCGCCCTATTCATATCGACAAGGTCGGATTCCAATCTGGCCCGGTCAATTTGAAAAGCTGGATGAGGCGGAATACTGGTGGTTCCGTGCTCACTCATCTCTGTTAATGACAGTGTATGCTCAGGGTTATCGTAGAAAAAACGCAGACCATTTTTAGGCAAGTGATTCCTATAGAGATAATTCACCAAGCCCAACTGCTTCATAAAGTAGTGGCCGGTCATCTCCACTGTCGCTTCACCAACTTTAGCCTTAAACTCACTATTTGCCTCAACAACCAATATGGTTAAAGCATCATTATTGAGTTTAAGCTGACGGGCCAGGGTTAAGCCAGCCCATCCACCACCGATAATCACTACATCGTAATTTGATTCCAGCTGATCAAGCTTGTTCATGAGACAGCCTCCACATTTGACAATAATGAATTCCAGGAGGAAGCGTCCATTTCACAAAAAGAGTCCTGATCCTGAAGGATATCCAGCACCAGCTTGGTACGGGGTAACTCATTGCGAATAAAGAATTTAGCACTGACAATTTTCGAGCGATAGAATTCCTCATCAGTATCATTCAGGTCCTGACTCAACTTATCTGATGACGCACATGCAGCCTCCAATAAAAGCCAGGCCAAGGTTATATCACCAAGCATATGTAGAATACGTGTGCTATAGGCAGGAATTTTGAACATTTCTTTTGTTTTCACCCATACCTGCACAGCTTTCAGTGCTGCCTCGAAATGTCCAAACGAAGTCTTTAAGCGCTCAAATTCAATCTCAAACTGAGGGTAGTCCGTGGCCCGATCGAGGAAATTGTCAATTTCTGCCTGGTAGAATTGGAATAGCTTACTGGAATTACCCAATCCTAACTTATCCCGGATCAAGTCCTGGCTCTGGATATAATTCGTTCCCTCCCAGATTGCCAGCACTTTAATATCTCGGGCATATTGCTCTATACCCAGATCCTTGAGATAACCCTGACCACCACAGGTTTGAATCGCCAATTCACAGATACGCCAAGCCTGGTCACTGATATAGGCTTTAACAACTGGAGTTAGCAGGTTCATTAAACCCTGGTAGTGAGCAATGCGATCCTTTTTGTCTTCCTGCCCCTGGTAGATTTTGACTAAGCTCTCTGACAATGTCAGTTTAGCAATCAGTGCTCTACAGCCCTCTACCTTGGATTTCATTTCCAACAACATACGCTGGACATCGGTATGCTCAACGATATTGACCCGGCTTGCGGTAGAGCTAAAGCTCTCGTGAAATCTCTTGCCCTGTAAGCGCTTTGTCGAATAGGAAAGTGCATTATAGTAGGCTGAGGAAGCCATACCCAAGGCGTAAACACCTGTGCTGATTCGTGCCTGATTCATCAAGGTAAGAAACTGCAACAAGCCTACATTCTCACGATTCCCCAGTAGGTAAGCTCTACAGGGGCCATTGTCACCAAACCGAAGGTGAGTGTTTGCACACCCTTTAAAGCCCATTTTCTCAGCTAGAGAAATGCATTCGATATTATTAAACCCACCGAGACTCCCATCCTCTTCAACCCAGTACTTAGGCACAATAAAGCAGGACAAACCGTAGGTGCCCGAACCGCTTTTTTCGCCACGACCCATAACGAAATAAATGGTGTTTTCTGTCAGGTCGTGCATACCGGCACTTATCAGGTATTTTTCGCCCGTTAACAAATAAGTGCCATCTTCCAGTTTCGCAGCGCGAGTCTCTACAAGGGATACATCACTTCCCGCCTGGGGTTCAGTGAGGCAGAGACAAGATGTCCACTCTGAGGTGGCTAATTTGTCCCTAAACAGGTCTTTTTGCAGATCGGTTCCATATTTTTCCACCAAGGTGGAGGACGGCAGGCAAAAACCACCATAAGTCATAAAACTTGGATTTGCCCCCATAAACATTTCCAGGAGCATTTGCATTACAAAGGGCGGAATAGTTGTATTTTGTTCGCCCTCAAGTGAGGAAATATTCCCCCATTCATCCTTAAACCTCCGCCACATCTCAGGGAATGCGCTCGGGAGCTTCACTTTCCCACTCTCTAACTGGCATCCCTCTCGATCTGAATCCTGATATCCCGGCCCGAGAACCTCATAAGAGAATTTTTTAGCCCGAACTAAAATTTCATGGAGAATCTCTGGTGAGCACCCTTTAAATATCTGGTCGCTGAACAGAGTTTTAGCTTCATGGAACTGTTCTTCAATAAGGAATTGAAATTCTCTTATATCAGTTTTATAAATATTATTATCCATGTCTTGCTCCTTGATATTCCAACAGCGTACGCCAACTACCTGCACCTAATACCCAGTCAAATATCTGGTTGTGTCTTCCCCGGTAAATCCTCTTGGGATACCTTAATGCCTCACGAATATGCGAAAGGTAATCCTGGCCTAGAGTGTCACCCAGGTGCTGGGCGGAACTAAAATCTATATAGGCGTCTTCCAACACCAATTTCTCAACATTTACCAGTCTTGAAAGAAATCCCTGAAAATTGGGCGAAGGAATGTCTATTTTCAGGCAACCTACCCTGCCGCCACCCCCTAGAGTTAACAGCCATAGATCAGTCACCTTTTCCTCAATGTAATAACTGATCAATTCAGACAGAGGTTTAATACTCAAATAGTGCCAGCCGTCCTCTTCGATACTGGGTAACCATGAGGCCTTATCTCTGTGCGAAAACCCTTTCAGGAGCCCCTTGGCCCATTTCGAGCGGATATCAAAGGAAACTACTCGAGTATCATCACTAGCGTTGGTTGAGATTACCTGCTTAATACTCTTTACTAAATCTGGTGCGCCAGATAAAGATGGCGCTTGAGAGAGAATATCGCAGCTGGATATTTGACAGAGATGTGTTTCACAATACTCTCGGCAGATCCAGGTAGCCGCCACACCTACAAGAACATCTAAGCCATCTTGATCAGGTCCAACTCCAATTCCCAATGAATCCAGGCACTCTTGTTGCCGCTCTTTGCCCAGTTCGAGATTTAAGATCAAAGCTTCGGCTTCACTACACTTTGAAAAACTCAATACTGCAGCATGGAAGCTGGTGCAGGCGCTACCCACAAATCGGATATTATGCCCACCGTCTTCTAAGTCTGCTATAAACTCTACAATCCGACTATCCTGTAGAACATTAGCCTCTCCCGCAGAAACCACATAGATAAGCTCTGGTAACAAATCATATTGATCCAGGTGTCCTCTCAAGGCATCAAGTAATCGATCAACCTGCCCGCCACTGTCTACCCATAGGTTTTTAATAAACATCTTTATGCTGTCCCGTCCATGGTGTTTATTGTTATATCACCGAAACCGCACTCGATAAGTAATTTAGAAAGCCCCTCAATTAAGAGATCATGGCAATCAACATCCACTGCCAACCTGATTTTCAGCTGGTTTGTTCCCGCTTCAAATGGGTGGCGAACCAAGCTATCCTCAATAGCTATATATCGTTTTCCTTCTCTAACCAATATTGTTTCTTCACCAGCCAGGTCATGAAGCATTAAAACGGTGTCTTGTAATAGAGCACTTGGCATACGCCCGCCAGCAGGCATCTGCATTTTTATCAAGATTAAGTCTATATCCAGTTCAGAATCTTCAAAGTATCGCAGAATATCCAGCAGTAATTGATAGTGCTCTGAATGATTCAGTAGCACCGGGCTGGAATTAACTGGTAGACTGGATAATGCAAGATAGTCCTGCTCAGTACTCAACGGCAGCATTTGTGCTAAGCAGGATTTCAATGTGTCCGGATAGGGGTTACGTTCGAGACACGTTGATAGCTCAACAGTCTTCATCACGCGGCCTCCATTAGATAGAAGTGACTTTGTTCATCAACGGTAACTTCTACAGTGCAATAATAACCATTCAATGCAATCGAACAGGCTAGAAAATTCTCTTGCTTGTCGAAGCCCTT
This DNA window, taken from Microbulbifer sp. VAAF005, encodes the following:
- a CDS encoding tryptophan 7-halogenase, translating into MNKLDQLESNYDVVIIGGGWAGLTLARQLKLNNDALTILVVEANSEFKAKVGEATVEMTGHYFMKQLGLVNYLYRNHLPKNGLRFFYDNPEHTLSLTEMSEHGTTSIPPHPAFQIDRARLESDLVDMNRANGIEVIQGVKAKNLNIQPGDELHSIELMEDGASGVVNARWLVDCSGRNRVAKKHKKLTRVENVPKHFSAWGRFKNIQDIDSMGDMNWRKKAFGRFLSTNHFSGDGYWVWFIPLSGGYTSVGIVGENSKFDKPPTKKQDFLDFLLAYRAISELLEGAELIDFEAWGQLAYRADEFIFEDRWATSGFSSMFLDPLFSGGGDMIALFNDHICKYIVADISDNNRDEAQQRLAKELPIANQVVTEFYQGLYAHVANVYPVIDSAELCSPLLAYNTAAYFLESAWDYMSGNYLDQEYWLRKSYLRRGYMALELILQRLLVETAKELKAQNRYFRRNSEGFFESGADHYKYFVYLMGTQGRDGWRIDLRVKLWVEVFLRVVQARLDLPKLANRMVVQQAITLPDLLQKPNMNGTDLNWLLEKLSIKLTDLVNEDIADPVSVVVSEESFHTDTIEVMDLAGSYSNKELAEVNKKAKSIWVQTQEYIAIPSMVPVFLAFARSQPDSIMDSVIDQREAMRTAELDSAHADSEVV
- a CDS encoding acyl-CoA dehydrogenase encodes the protein MDNNIYKTDIREFQFLIEEQFHEAKTLFSDQIFKGCSPEILHEILVRAKKFSYEVLGPGYQDSDREGCQLESGKVKLPSAFPEMWRRFKDEWGNISSLEGEQNTTIPPFVMQMLLEMFMGANPSFMTYGGFCLPSSTLVEKYGTDLQKDLFRDKLATSEWTSCLCLTEPQAGSDVSLVETRAAKLEDGTYLLTGEKYLISAGMHDLTENTIYFVMGRGEKSGSGTYGLSCFIVPKYWVEEDGSLGGFNNIECISLAEKMGFKGCANTHLRFGDNGPCRAYLLGNRENVGLLQFLTLMNQARISTGVYALGMASSAYYNALSYSTKRLQGKRFHESFSSTASRVNIVEHTDVQRMLLEMKSKVEGCRALIAKLTLSESLVKIYQGQEDKKDRIAHYQGLMNLLTPVVKAYISDQAWRICELAIQTCGGQGYLKDLGIEQYARDIKVLAIWEGTNYIQSQDLIRDKLGLGNSSKLFQFYQAEIDNFLDRATDYPQFEIEFERLKTSFGHFEAALKAVQVWVKTKEMFKIPAYSTRILHMLGDITLAWLLLEAACASSDKLSQDLNDTDEEFYRSKIVSAKFFIRNELPRTKLVLDILQDQDSFCEMDASSWNSLLSNVEAVS